One segment of Marinobacter sediminum DNA contains the following:
- a CDS encoding PepSY domain-containing protein, whose product MLRKLHSIPGLFAALFLTVLAITGAILSVSPALERSSAVIPASGEVSVAQVVERVTAHYPGTEQIKRSPSGAVIVYYTLEGNPGADLVNPITGEGIGPYQPSPFFRWVKDLHRAFLQDDGGRLLAGAMAFMMVLMCVSGAFMLSRRVGGWRFLLKPFKGAGDHRIHSELARFAAIGLLLSALTGSYMSAARFGLLPDAAGNEPSFPAEVSGGEPAPIGSLEALKNTDLNNLRELVFPYPNDPRDVFSLTTRQGSGFIDQSTGQFLKYQATPAKSRMVEWIVRLHTGEGLWWLGLIVGAAALTVPVLSVTGARIWWLRRRASGNLQDNADNDTADTVILVGSENNTTWGFARVLHEQLTGAGRRVVSVDMNRFAEEYPLASILFVLTSTYGDGGAPASANGFMERLRRFRETRGLKYAVLGFGDRQFPRFCQFAVDVDEALGYHGLERLEEVTLIDRQSAEQFSEWGDRIADLTGVPLTLNYHPEPVSRFDLELVDRADFGLDIGAPTSILRFGPATKKRSALGLFGKRVCRLPDFEAGDLVGVFPPGDKPARYYSLASSSDDGLLEICVRKQPGGLCSGFLHDLGPGERIQGFIQHNPDFRPASGNQPIILIGAGAGIGPLAGFIRKNNSRHPMYLYWGGRNPQSDFLYKPELGRYLEDQRLTRLNTAFSRTRESAYVQDKIIEDAPDVRQMIEMGAQILVCGGRDMALGVKQVINEILKPLEMDVENLKREGRYLEDVY is encoded by the coding sequence ATGTTGCGCAAGCTTCACTCGATTCCGGGCCTGTTCGCAGCCTTGTTTCTGACAGTCCTTGCCATTACAGGTGCGATCTTATCGGTATCACCCGCGCTGGAGCGTTCCAGTGCGGTCATTCCGGCTTCGGGTGAGGTCAGTGTGGCGCAGGTTGTTGAACGCGTGACGGCGCATTATCCGGGCACCGAGCAGATCAAACGGTCGCCCTCAGGCGCGGTCATCGTCTATTACACGCTTGAAGGAAACCCCGGGGCGGACCTGGTGAACCCGATAACAGGCGAGGGTATAGGGCCCTATCAGCCATCGCCTTTCTTTCGTTGGGTTAAAGACCTTCACCGCGCCTTTCTCCAGGATGATGGCGGTCGGCTGTTGGCTGGCGCGATGGCTTTCATGATGGTCCTGATGTGTGTTTCGGGGGCGTTCATGTTGTCCCGTCGCGTTGGTGGGTGGCGTTTTCTCTTGAAGCCGTTCAAGGGTGCCGGTGATCACAGGATCCATTCGGAGTTGGCACGGTTTGCGGCCATCGGATTGTTGTTATCCGCCCTGACCGGCAGTTACATGTCAGCGGCACGATTCGGCTTATTGCCTGATGCGGCCGGCAACGAGCCATCGTTTCCTGCAGAGGTTTCAGGTGGCGAACCGGCACCCATCGGATCACTTGAGGCGCTTAAAAATACAGACCTCAATAACCTCCGCGAACTCGTGTTTCCTTATCCGAACGACCCCCGGGATGTGTTTTCCCTGACCACCCGCCAGGGCTCAGGATTCATTGATCAATCGACCGGCCAATTTCTGAAATATCAGGCGACGCCAGCTAAAAGCCGGATGGTTGAGTGGATTGTCCGACTCCATACCGGGGAGGGCTTATGGTGGCTTGGCCTGATAGTGGGGGCCGCTGCATTGACGGTTCCGGTGCTCTCGGTCACCGGCGCCCGAATCTGGTGGTTGCGTCGTCGTGCGTCAGGAAATCTCCAGGATAATGCCGATAACGACACCGCAGATACCGTGATCCTGGTGGGTTCCGAGAACAATACGACCTGGGGGTTTGCGAGGGTGCTCCACGAGCAACTCACTGGGGCGGGGCGCCGGGTTGTTTCTGTCGACATGAATCGGTTCGCCGAAGAATACCCCCTGGCGTCGATACTTTTCGTGCTGACATCCACCTATGGTGATGGCGGTGCACCGGCTTCAGCGAACGGGTTTATGGAGAGGCTCAGGCGTTTCCGGGAGACACGTGGCCTGAAGTACGCGGTGCTCGGGTTTGGTGACCGGCAGTTTCCCCGGTTTTGTCAGTTTGCCGTGGATGTGGACGAAGCCCTCGGCTATCACGGGCTCGAAAGGTTAGAGGAAGTTACCCTGATTGATCGGCAATCGGCTGAGCAGTTCAGTGAATGGGGAGATCGCATTGCCGATCTGACGGGAGTGCCGCTTACTCTCAACTATCATCCAGAACCTGTCAGCCGGTTTGACCTGGAGCTGGTAGACCGAGCCGATTTTGGTCTGGACATTGGGGCACCCACCAGTATTCTTCGTTTCGGACCTGCCACTAAGAAGCGGAGCGCCCTGGGCTTGTTCGGGAAAAGAGTCTGCCGATTGCCTGATTTCGAAGCCGGTGATCTGGTCGGCGTTTTTCCACCCGGCGATAAGCCAGCCAGGTATTATTCATTGGCCTCTTCCAGCGATGACGGCTTGCTTGAAATCTGTGTTCGCAAGCAGCCCGGAGGGTTGTGTTCCGGATTTCTTCATGATCTGGGGCCTGGCGAGCGTATTCAGGGATTCATTCAACACAATCCGGATTTCCGACCGGCGTCGGGAAACCAACCGATCATTCTGATTGGTGCGGGCGCCGGTATCGGACCACTCGCAGGGTTTATCAGGAAAAATAACTCTCGTCACCCAATGTACCTGTACTGGGGCGGCCGGAATCCCCAATCGGATTTCCTCTACAAGCCGGAGCTTGGCCGTTACCTTGAAGACCAGCGCCTTACACGTTTAAACACCGCCTTTTCCAGAACCCGGGAGAGCGCCTACGTTCAGGATAAAATCATTGAGGATGCGCCGGACGTGCGCCAGATGATTGAAATGGGGGCACAGATACTCGTCTGTGGTGGGCGTGATATGGCTTTGGGCGTAAAACAGGTGATCAATGAAATCCTGAAGCCACTGGAAATGGATGTGGAGAACCTGAAGCGGGAAGGCCGGTATCTGGAGGAC
- a CDS encoding DUF2271 domain-containing protein, which translates to MRKLSFIFGLVLVLAIPAYAQAREVTFTTQLNNYRGDGAYMAIYLTDSNGVYQGTLWIAGTKSKYYKHLRDWARGSGMNRSEYDGLTGASVTSGRTLKMTMDLDDSLFDSGYQVRVDTAVEDMRDNRADVVVPLTTEGAGKPVNGRGYVHSFTYDL; encoded by the coding sequence ATGAGAAAACTGTCTTTTATTTTTGGACTTGTGTTGGTGCTGGCCATTCCGGCCTACGCGCAAGCAAGGGAAGTAACGTTCACCACCCAGTTGAATAACTACCGTGGCGATGGCGCGTACATGGCGATCTACCTCACCGATTCGAACGGCGTGTATCAGGGCACACTCTGGATTGCCGGGACAAAAAGCAAGTACTACAAGCATCTGCGGGACTGGGCCAGAGGTAGCGGCATGAACCGGTCCGAATATGACGGGTTGACCGGTGCAAGCGTCACCAGTGGCCGAACCCTGAAAATGACCATGGATCTGGACGATTCGTTGTTTGATAGCGGGTATCAGGTCCGCGTCGACACCGCGGTGGAAGATATGCGAGACAACCGCGCTGATGTGGTTGTTCCCCTGACCACCGAGGGAGCAGGTAAACCCGTCAACGGACGGGGCTATGTGCACTCGTTCACTTACGATCTCTGA
- a CDS encoding PepSY domain-containing protein, translating to MKTTSIALALSMLLLSGATLADDDCDDPVSGWQPRENLRQQLEAQGWTVYRIKVDDGCYEAKGRDNEGNRVEASFAPSSLELREMEHEDDEYDEDDEYDDRNGRKDGNYRNKDKVSGERPLPGNGIVKSRPDVTVQ from the coding sequence ATGAAGACCACATCTATTGCACTGGCCCTCTCAATGTTGCTTTTGAGTGGGGCGACGCTTGCCGATGATGACTGCGATGACCCGGTTTCAGGCTGGCAGCCACGAGAGAACCTGCGGCAGCAACTCGAAGCCCAGGGCTGGACCGTTTACCGGATAAAGGTTGACGACGGCTGTTATGAAGCGAAGGGACGGGATAACGAAGGCAACCGAGTAGAGGCCAGTTTCGCTCCCTCATCTCTGGAACTCAGGGAGATGGAGCATGAGGACGACGAATACGATGAGGACGATGAATACGACGACCGTAACGGACGGAAGGACGGCAATTACCGGAATAAGGACAAGGTGTCTGGCGAAAGGCCCTTGCCGGGCAACGGCATTGTGAAGAGTCGTCCTGATGTGACCGTTCAGTAA
- a CDS encoding response regulator, protein MRVLLVEDATGLGEAVQEQISEDGHAVDWVQSLGFAETSVRTTTYDLVLLDLMLPDGHGIDFLRKLRQAGNATPVIILTARDQVSDRIDGLNAGADDYLVKPFDLTELSARIAAVARRYRGNPNPVVCVGDLNVNLGDHKVLRNGHSVELTAREWALLEAFIQHPGMLLSRSQLEDRLYEFGAEIESNTIEVYISRLRKKLGKDLIVTVRGMGYRLKTYES, encoded by the coding sequence ATGCGGGTGTTATTGGTGGAAGACGCCACCGGACTGGGAGAGGCAGTTCAGGAGCAAATCAGTGAAGATGGACACGCCGTGGACTGGGTACAGAGTCTTGGGTTTGCCGAAACCAGTGTCAGAACCACAACCTACGACCTGGTGCTTCTGGATCTGATGCTGCCAGATGGCCATGGCATCGACTTCCTGAGGAAACTGAGACAGGCCGGTAACGCCACGCCCGTGATCATTCTTACCGCGCGTGACCAGGTCTCGGACCGCATCGACGGTCTGAACGCGGGTGCGGATGACTATCTGGTCAAGCCTTTTGACCTGACGGAGTTGTCCGCCCGCATAGCAGCGGTGGCGAGACGGTATCGTGGCAATCCGAACCCGGTTGTCTGTGTCGGCGATCTGAACGTTAACCTCGGTGATCATAAAGTGCTCCGCAACGGCCACTCCGTAGAGTTAACCGCCCGGGAGTGGGCGCTTTTGGAGGCCTTCATCCAGCACCCCGGGATGCTGCTTTCCCGCTCGCAACTTGAAGACAGGCTCTACGAGTTCGGTGCCGAGATTGAAAGCAATACCATTGAGGTCTATATCAGCCGGCTTCGCAAAAAACTGGGAAAGGACCTGATTGTGACCGTTCGTGGAATGGGCTACCGGTTGAAAACCTATGAAAGCTAG
- a CDS encoding sensor histidine kinase: protein MKARRSLQKTLSIGLTVGVTLLWLMGVTASGLVAQHEMNEVFDSALEETAQRILPLAVTDILSRESGAGQKRAPAMEDHEEYLTYLVRDASGQILLQSHDTDISVFGARPKKGFFDTATHRIYGASAVSDTLFIEVAEPLAHRREAAFEAGLALLLPLLFLIPVSLIGVWWAVRFSLRRVVVFRESLESRGSGDLSSVSVEQLPTEFEPIAASINRLLERLRRALESERSFTANSAHELRTPLATALAKVQRLKTELSEETSLQKACEIEDSLRDLARLSQKLLELAKAEGGGVLSEKAQDLVPILQTIIGDYERLEPGRIDIQVPDTQVNSLLNQDAFAILVRNLVENALKHGDTGAPVRVRLSADGTLSVANRGDIIAPDELALLRNRFVRSKTDALGSGLGLAIVEAIVEGAGVQLALHSPAQGQLDGFEAELNIVINR from the coding sequence ATGAAAGCTAGGCGCAGCCTGCAAAAGACGCTCAGCATCGGGCTCACCGTCGGCGTCACCTTGCTTTGGTTGATGGGAGTCACAGCCTCGGGCCTGGTCGCCCAGCATGAGATGAACGAGGTATTCGACAGCGCGCTGGAAGAAACCGCTCAGCGCATTCTCCCCCTTGCGGTTACTGATATCCTCAGCCGGGAATCCGGCGCTGGTCAAAAAAGAGCGCCGGCTATGGAAGACCATGAGGAGTACCTCACCTACCTGGTCCGGGACGCTTCGGGACAGATCCTGCTCCAGTCCCACGATACGGACATTTCGGTATTCGGTGCCCGCCCCAAAAAGGGGTTCTTTGATACCGCTACCCATCGGATCTACGGTGCATCTGCAGTCAGTGATACTCTTTTTATCGAGGTTGCCGAACCTCTGGCACACCGTCGGGAGGCAGCGTTTGAAGCTGGCCTCGCCCTGCTCTTACCGCTCTTGTTCCTGATTCCGGTCAGCCTGATTGGCGTGTGGTGGGCTGTCAGGTTCTCACTTCGCCGGGTTGTGGTTTTTCGGGAATCCCTGGAGTCTCGAGGGTCCGGGGATCTGTCATCTGTTTCCGTAGAGCAGCTCCCCACGGAGTTCGAGCCCATTGCAGCCTCAATCAACCGGTTGCTTGAACGACTTCGACGCGCTCTTGAATCGGAGCGGAGCTTTACCGCGAACAGCGCCCATGAGCTGAGAACTCCCCTCGCGACGGCGCTGGCGAAAGTCCAACGGCTGAAAACGGAGTTGTCGGAGGAAACCTCTCTCCAGAAAGCCTGTGAGATCGAAGATTCTCTTCGCGACCTGGCACGGCTATCCCAGAAGTTGTTGGAACTGGCGAAGGCCGAAGGCGGTGGTGTTCTGTCAGAGAAAGCTCAGGATCTCGTGCCAATCCTTCAAACCATCATCGGTGACTACGAACGATTGGAGCCAGGGCGGATCGACATACAGGTTCCGGATACTCAGGTTAACTCACTACTGAATCAGGATGCGTTTGCAATTCTGGTCAGAAACCTTGTTGAGAATGCACTCAAACATGGCGACACAGGGGCACCGGTCAGGGTACGCCTCTCCGCCGACGGAACCCTGAGTGTCGCCAATCGCGGTGACATTATTGCCCCGGATGAGCTGGCCCTGTTACGGAACCGGTTTGTTCGCTCCAAAACAGACGCACTTGGATCAGGGCTGGGGCTCGCAATAGTGGAAGCCATCGTCGAAGGCGCCGGGGTCCAACTCGCCCTTCACTCACCCGCTCAGGGCCAACTGGATGGCTTTGAAGCCGAACTGAACATAGTCATCAATCGATGA
- a CDS encoding YdcH family protein, whose protein sequence is MGISNHELHNEFPQYKDLIDELKQNDLKFNEKFKRYAELDQEIEGLEKRDAPVGDDKLHRMKQQRAQLKDDLYQALIKNAEAS, encoded by the coding sequence ATGGGAATATCCAACCACGAACTTCACAATGAATTTCCGCAGTACAAGGATCTGATAGACGAGCTGAAACAAAACGATCTGAAATTCAATGAGAAGTTCAAACGATACGCAGAGTTGGATCAGGAAATAGAAGGACTTGAAAAAAGAGACGCCCCCGTCGGAGACGACAAACTCCACCGGATGAAACAGCAACGGGCTCAGCTGAAAGATGATCTTTATCAAGCGCTGATAAAAAACGCTGAAGCTTCCTGA
- a CDS encoding beta-ketoacyl-ACP synthase III — MTFARITGTGSYLPDNIVTNKDLEKMVDTTDQWIRERTGIEQRHIAVEGQTTVDLAEHAARNAIEAAGIDARDIDLIVFATSTPDKIFPSSACILQARLGIHGCPAFDIQAVCSGFVYALATAEKFIKTGTSKKALVIGAEVFSRIINWEDRGTCVLFGDGAGAVILEADNETGILSTHIHADGQYEELLQVPCGIADGYDQVKAGRAFVEMKGNEVFKVAVNTLGKIVDETLAANQMEKSDIDWLVPHQANLRIISATAKKLNMSMDQVVVTVQEHGNTSAASIPLALDAAVRDGRIKRNEVIMLEAFGGGFTWGSALLRY, encoded by the coding sequence ATGACGTTTGCACGAATTACCGGCACCGGTTCTTACCTGCCTGACAATATCGTTACCAACAAAGACCTGGAAAAGATGGTCGACACCACTGACCAGTGGATTCGTGAACGCACGGGTATCGAGCAGCGACATATTGCAGTTGAAGGTCAGACTACAGTCGACCTTGCAGAACACGCCGCCCGCAATGCAATAGAGGCCGCAGGTATTGATGCCAGGGACATCGACCTGATCGTTTTTGCTACTTCCACCCCGGACAAAATCTTTCCCAGTTCCGCCTGCATTCTCCAGGCGCGGCTCGGCATTCATGGCTGTCCTGCTTTTGATATTCAGGCGGTTTGCAGTGGCTTTGTTTATGCCCTCGCCACCGCGGAGAAGTTCATCAAAACCGGAACCAGCAAAAAGGCGCTGGTGATAGGCGCTGAGGTGTTCTCTCGTATCATCAACTGGGAAGACCGCGGCACCTGTGTGCTCTTCGGTGATGGCGCTGGCGCCGTGATCCTGGAAGCCGATAACGAAACCGGCATCCTTTCGACCCATATCCATGCCGACGGTCAGTACGAAGAACTTCTTCAAGTCCCGTGTGGTATCGCTGATGGCTACGACCAGGTCAAAGCCGGGCGAGCCTTTGTGGAAATGAAAGGCAATGAAGTCTTCAAGGTCGCTGTGAACACGTTGGGCAAGATCGTGGATGAGACCCTGGCGGCCAATCAGATGGAAAAGTCTGATATTGACTGGCTGGTACCCCACCAGGCCAACCTGCGGATCATTTCCGCCACCGCCAAGAAGCTGAACATGTCCATGGATCAGGTGGTGGTTACCGTCCAGGAGCACGGCAATACGTCGGCAGCTTCAATTCCCCTGGCACTGGATGCCGCCGTTCGCGACGGCCGCATCAAGCGCAACGAGGTGATCATGCTGGAAGCCTTCGGCGGCGGCTTTACCTGGGGATCCGCCCTGCTCCGCTACTGA
- a CDS encoding MBL fold metallo-hydrolase has protein sequence MSLRNFFSGLMLFVPILVFAAESGVPDQLELIKVSDRVYSAIGETAPGTYENNGHNNNLSFIITDKGVVVMNGGDNYLLAKAFHNSIQSVTDKQVKFVVNENGQGHAMLGNSYWRDQGVPIIAHESAIEEFREHGDLKLASMESRNREKAEGTYVAVPDIGFSDQYDLDMGNVKIELRYFGPGHSPGDIALWIPQDKLLITGDLGFHQRLLAVFDDTDTGAWIESFDKMSELNTGIVIPGHGEPTTLDVVARETRGYLVFLRSAVIEILESGGGLDEAYNIDQSEWAYLDTFEELAGKNAGRVYQRLEFDYF, from the coding sequence ATGTCATTACGCAATTTCTTTTCAGGGCTGATGCTTTTCGTCCCGATTCTGGTGTTTGCCGCAGAGTCAGGGGTGCCGGACCAGCTTGAGCTGATCAAGGTATCAGACCGGGTGTACTCCGCAATTGGCGAGACAGCACCGGGTACATACGAAAATAACGGCCACAACAATAATCTGAGTTTCATCATTACCGACAAGGGCGTGGTAGTGATGAATGGAGGCGATAACTACCTTCTCGCCAAGGCCTTTCATAATTCGATTCAAAGCGTAACGGATAAACAGGTCAAGTTCGTGGTCAATGAAAACGGCCAGGGGCACGCCATGCTCGGAAACAGTTACTGGCGGGATCAGGGCGTACCGATCATTGCTCATGAGTCAGCGATAGAAGAGTTCCGGGAGCATGGTGATCTCAAACTGGCATCCATGGAAAGCCGGAACAGGGAAAAGGCAGAAGGCACCTACGTGGCGGTTCCGGACATTGGATTTTCCGACCAATATGACCTGGATATGGGGAATGTGAAAATCGAGCTGCGTTATTTTGGTCCGGGCCATTCACCAGGAGACATCGCGCTCTGGATACCTCAGGACAAACTTCTGATCACCGGTGATCTGGGGTTTCACCAGCGATTGTTGGCGGTTTTTGATGATACGGACACCGGTGCCTGGATCGAGTCCTTCGACAAGATGAGTGAGCTGAATACCGGGATCGTTATACCTGGGCATGGCGAGCCGACCACGCTGGATGTCGTCGCCCGGGAAACCAGAGGGTACCTGGTGTTTTTAAGAAGTGCGGTTATCGAGATTCTTGAGAGTGGCGGCGGTCTGGATGAGGCATACAACATAGACCAGTCGGAGTGGGCCTATCTGGACACGTTTGAGGAGTTGGCTGGTAAAAACGCAGGGCGAGTCTACCAGCGACTTGAGTTCGATTACTTCTGA
- the dsbG gene encoding thiol:disulfide interchange protein DsbG, with amino-acid sequence MRESLKAICLLIWLPGVAFGQYPDAVQILIDEGLKVEASFSAPGGVEGYVGRRNGHPVSLYLMPDGEHVVIGKMVDGFGQDLSADHIRAWLPKTDLTAAWAKLESATWIPEGPEDAKRIVYVFTDPNCGYCIVFREKAQAFLNRGIQLRHIMVGIIQPSSLAKAASVIASDDPVAQLDFHDSQFPKDWLETAENIPEPLRVKIRNNNQLMEALAVSATPSVLYRDERGEIRKIVGLPDDLALSQAVFRSPE; translated from the coding sequence GTGCGCGAATCTCTTAAAGCTATTTGTCTTTTGATATGGTTGCCCGGGGTAGCGTTTGGTCAGTACCCGGACGCGGTGCAGATCCTGATTGACGAAGGGCTGAAGGTTGAGGCGAGCTTCAGTGCCCCGGGTGGCGTAGAGGGCTACGTTGGCCGTCGGAACGGTCATCCGGTTTCGCTTTACCTGATGCCGGATGGTGAACATGTCGTTATCGGCAAAATGGTGGACGGCTTTGGGCAGGACCTGAGCGCAGATCATATTCGCGCCTGGTTGCCGAAAACGGATCTGACGGCGGCCTGGGCGAAACTGGAAAGCGCAACATGGATTCCAGAAGGACCCGAGGATGCGAAACGCATCGTCTACGTTTTCACCGATCCCAATTGCGGCTATTGCATTGTGTTCAGAGAAAAGGCTCAGGCTTTTCTGAATCGCGGTATCCAGCTGAGACACATCATGGTTGGCATCATTCAGCCGTCCAGCCTGGCCAAGGCAGCAAGTGTGATCGCCTCAGACGATCCGGTGGCTCAGCTTGATTTTCACGACAGCCAGTTTCCTAAAGACTGGCTTGAGACGGCGGAAAACATTCCAGAACCACTCCGAGTCAAAATCCGGAATAACAACCAGCTGATGGAGGCGCTTGCAGTATCAGCGACACCTTCGGTTCTGTACCGAGATGAACGTGGAGAGATTCGAAAGATCGTTGGTCTTCCGGACGATCTGGCGCTATCGCAGGCGGTTTTCCGGTCACCAGAGTAA